ACAGAGGTTAATTGCCTTCTTAGAGGGTTACTCGACTACAAACAGTTTTTATTAGTGCAATTTACCTGAGTTTATCCATTCCGTGTGTTCATGAGTCGTTTCCAGAAGCGTTACACCATTCTGATTGCTTGCACCGGCAAAGCACCAATTACCCTCTCATTTCAACCGCTCGTTGTTTTGACGGCGATCGCCGTTGCGGTGGCTATCCCATCCATTTCAGTTTTTCGGGTTGTTAACTCCTATGCTCAAGAAAACTCGCATCTGACTGAGCGAAATGATGCTTTAACGCAGGAAGCCTCGGACATTTTAGAGCGCGTCGAGGGGCTAGAAGCGGAGATTGATACTCTCCAAGAGCGAGCAGGAATGGAGGAGGCAACCAACTCCAGCGCAGTTCGACCGGAAGGGGGCATTGGCACCCCCGTTGATGCCGAAATTTTGTTGGCCGTTGCCAAAGCCAAACTACCGCGATTGCAGTCGGATTTGCGAGGAGAGGTACAACCTGCTCTGGAGCAAACCTTAGATCGGGAAGAAGCTCGTCCAGTTGGCATTCCATTGAAAGGACAGGCAGAGATTTCATCGGAATTTGGGGTGCGTCGCAACCCCTTTGGACGAAGAAGCTATGAGTTTCACAGTGGCTTAGATTTTAAGGGTGCGATTGGAACCCCCATTCACGTTACTGCTCCAGGGGTGGTGATCAAAGCAGAGTGGAATGGTGGGTATGGTTATCATGTCGTTGT
The window above is part of the Oscillatoria sp. FACHB-1407 genome. Proteins encoded here:
- a CDS encoding M23 family metallopeptidase, which produces MSRFQKRYTILIACTGKAPITLSFQPLVVLTAIAVAVAIPSISVFRVVNSYAQENSHLTERNDALTQEASDILERVEGLEAEIDTLQERAGMEEATNSSAVRPEGGIGTPVDAEILLAVAKAKLPRLQSDLRGEVQPALEQTLDREEARPVGIPLKGQAEISSEFGVRRNPFGRRSYEFHSGLDFKGAIGTPIHVTAPGVVIKAEWNGGYGYHVVVDHGYGYQTLYAHLSRMAVTQGTLLERDRVVGFLGNTGRSSGPHLHYGVYRNGHAVDPKAYLN